One region of Polaribacter pectinis genomic DNA includes:
- a CDS encoding nucleotide pyrophosphohydrolase — MNIENAQKQVDDWIKNHGVRYFNELTNMAQLTEEVGEVARIIARRYGEQSEKESDKNKDLGEELADVLFVVLCLANQTGINLQDAFEKKLDIKTKRDHDRHHNNQKLK; from the coding sequence ATGAACATAGAAAACGCACAAAAACAAGTAGATGATTGGATTAAAAATCACGGAGTTCGTTATTTTAATGAGCTTACAAACATGGCCCAACTTACAGAAGAAGTTGGAGAAGTGGCAAGAATTATTGCAAGACGTTATGGAGAGCAAAGTGAAAAAGAATCGGATAAAAATAAAGATTTAGGTGAAGAATTAGCAGATGTATTATTTGTTGTTTTATGTTTGGCAAATCAAACAGGAATCAATTTACAAGATGCTTTTGAGAAGAAATTAGATATTAAAACAAAACGCGATCATGATCGTCATCATAACAATCAAAAATTAAAATAA
- a CDS encoding alpha/beta fold hydrolase, with protein MSKNPILHSTIKGEGKPLLILHGYFGMSDNWKTLGNQFSEDFEVHLLDQRNHGRSFHSEEFNYEVLVEDLHKYITHYQLENIYLIGHSMGGKTAMLFAVTYPELVDKLVIVDISPRMYQPHHNAILAGLNSVDFSIQNSRSLVDKKIAELIPEFGVRQFLLKNVYWIEKGQLAYRFNLESLTENNSEIGEALPPFTVFEKETLFLKGDKSNYITENEEPIIEAHFPNSKIVEIKNAGHWLHAENPKQFYDEVCDFFK; from the coding sequence ATGTCAAAAAATCCAATATTACATTCAACCATAAAAGGCGAAGGAAAACCATTGTTAATTTTACACGGTTATTTTGGCATGTCTGATAATTGGAAAACGTTAGGAAATCAATTTTCGGAAGATTTTGAAGTTCATTTATTAGACCAAAGAAATCACGGAAGAAGTTTTCATTCAGAGGAGTTTAATTATGAGGTTTTAGTTGAAGATTTACACAAATATATAACACATTATCAGTTAGAAAACATCTATTTAATTGGGCATTCTATGGGAGGGAAAACAGCAATGTTATTTGCAGTTACCTATCCTGAATTGGTAGATAAATTAGTAATTGTAGATATTTCGCCAAGAATGTACCAACCACATCATAACGCAATTTTAGCGGGTTTAAATTCTGTTGATTTCTCAATTCAAAACTCAAGAAGTTTGGTAGATAAAAAAATAGCAGAACTCATACCAGAGTTTGGTGTTCGTCAGTTTTTATTGAAGAATGTGTATTGGATAGAAAAAGGACAATTAGCCTATCGTTTTAATTTAGAATCTTTAACAGAAAATAATTCTGAAATCGGCGAAGCATTGCCACCTTTTACAGTTTTTGAGAAAGAAACTTTATTTTTAAAAGGAGACAAATCTAATTACATTACAGAAAATGAAGAGCCAATTATTGAGGCACATTTTCCAAACTCTAAAATTGTAGAAATTAAAAATGCAGGCCATTGGTTACATGCAGAAAACCCGAAACAATTTTACGATGAAGTTTGTGATTTTTTTAAGTGA
- a CDS encoding M48 family metalloprotease, with amino-acid sequence MSTIYYPESPKNVPLKLTSLPSSYKFKAFLAIVAIVLFFTLYAALVVGLFFLVYYAFIYEVSLINTITILLKIGAIGGSLMLLIFTLKFFFKLKNHKPENRIKLKKEEHKELWSFIDQICKETGAPKPKNIYIDPDVNAYVSYSNIWLSLFLPIKKELTIGLGLTSCLNLSEFKAVVSHEFGHFAQSSMKIGSYINSANTIIHDMIYSRDKWDDILDQWRASDLRLSAAAWAITPLIWIIRQVLALFYQFLNIMYSSLSREMEFNADKVAVSTSGSDAIISALWKLDTGFENWNNTINNAFLASKKKVFVKNLYLHNNLALERNKEELNTKLENLPVDKRGGKTFFTNSEVSKANMYLSHPPNDKREHNAKVPFVACIEDTRSPWLLFNNNNEELQETMTALIHEKYINKTPEEFSEATVFENFIVQEQIGKELAEEYLNTFQDRFLHIEEEKVLLSKAENGTSKTIESLKTELVALMKPVQEIDLLIEKVVKISEGTAKETSFKYKEKEFNKKTVQEGYIFLIQEKEKIFNDSFKEWDIDFCASHLAIAKKEAKDAELLKIYKQHAVISEIYRDIVATKNTIFNELNDLQARTDVEQNTVTSFGNRIKDLHFNLNDTLSKIDKIEFKQLPNIDDITEFKEAIIDTGKFDRKPGLIFENGEFNNIANELEAAVFNCQRVEQKNIALILMFHKSLFDVKNI; translated from the coding sequence ATGTCAACTATTTACTATCCAGAAAGTCCGAAAAACGTACCTTTAAAACTAACTTCTTTACCTTCATCTTATAAATTTAAAGCATTTTTAGCAATTGTTGCTATTGTATTGTTTTTTACTTTGTATGCTGCCTTGGTTGTTGGTTTGTTTTTTTTGGTTTATTACGCTTTTATTTATGAAGTTTCATTAATTAATACCATTACAATTCTACTTAAAATTGGAGCTATTGGTGGTTCTTTAATGCTATTAATATTTACATTAAAGTTTTTTTTTAAACTTAAAAACCACAAGCCAGAAAACAGAATTAAATTAAAAAAAGAAGAGCATAAAGAATTGTGGAGCTTCATTGACCAGATTTGTAAAGAAACTGGAGCACCTAAACCAAAAAATATTTACATAGACCCAGATGTAAATGCCTATGTTTCTTACTCTAATATTTGGTTGAGTTTATTTTTACCAATAAAAAAAGAACTCACTATTGGTTTAGGTTTAACAAGTTGCTTAAACTTATCAGAATTTAAAGCAGTAGTAAGTCATGAATTTGGACATTTTGCACAAAGTAGTATGAAAATAGGAAGCTATATTAACTCTGCAAATACAATTATACATGATATGATTTATTCGAGAGATAAATGGGATGATATTCTAGATCAATGGAGAGCATCAGATTTACGATTATCTGCTGCTGCTTGGGCAATAACACCACTTATTTGGATTATTAGACAAGTTCTAGCATTATTTTATCAGTTTTTAAATATTATGTATTCTTCGCTTTCTAGAGAAATGGAGTTTAACGCAGACAAAGTTGCTGTAAGTACTTCTGGAAGTGATGCCATAATTTCTGCACTTTGGAAATTAGATACAGGTTTCGAAAACTGGAACAATACTATAAACAATGCTTTTTTAGCTTCTAAAAAGAAAGTATTTGTTAAAAATTTGTACTTACATAATAATTTAGCTTTAGAAAGAAACAAAGAAGAACTAAACACGAAATTAGAAAACTTACCAGTAGATAAAAGAGGAGGAAAAACGTTTTTTACAAATTCTGAAGTTTCAAAAGCAAACATGTATTTAAGTCACCCACCAAATGACAAAAGAGAACATAATGCGAAAGTTCCTTTTGTTGCTTGTATTGAAGACACACGTTCTCCTTGGTTATTATTTAATAATAATAATGAAGAATTACAAGAAACCATGACTGCTTTAATTCATGAGAAATACATTAATAAAACGCCCGAAGAATTTTCTGAAGCTACCGTTTTTGAGAACTTTATTGTGCAAGAACAAATAGGAAAAGAATTGGCAGAAGAATACTTAAATACATTTCAAGATCGTTTTTTACACATTGAAGAAGAAAAGGTACTGCTTTCTAAAGCAGAAAACGGAACTTCTAAAACCATAGAAAGTTTAAAAACGGAACTTGTAGCTCTAATGAAACCTGTTCAAGAAATTGATTTATTGATAGAAAAAGTGGTGAAAATTTCTGAAGGAACTGCCAAGGAAACTTCATTTAAATATAAAGAAAAAGAATTCAATAAAAAAACCGTACAAGAAGGTTATATCTTTTTAATTCAAGAAAAAGAAAAGATTTTTAATGATAGTTTTAAAGAATGGGATATTGACTTTTGCGCATCACATTTGGCAATTGCAAAAAAAGAAGCTAAAGATGCAGAGCTTCTAAAAATTTACAAACAACACGCAGTTATTTCTGAAATTTACAGAGATATTGTTGCTACTAAAAATACTATTTTTAATGAATTAAATGATTTACAAGCAAGAACTGATGTCGAACAAAATACAGTTACTTCTTTTGGAAATAGAATTAAAGACCTTCATTTTAATTTGAATGATACCCTTTCTAAAATAGACAAAATTGAGTTTAAGCAATTACCTAACATAGATGATATTACTGAATTTAAAGAAGCAATTATAGATACAGGAAAGTTTGATAGAAAACCTGGTTTAATTTTTGAAAACGGAGAGTTTAACAATATTGCAAACGAATTAGAAGCTGCAGTTTTTAATTGCCAAAGAGTAGAACAAAAAAATATTGCATTGATATTAATGTTTCATAAGAGTTTATTTGATGTGAAAAATATTTAA
- a CDS encoding 3-phosphoshikimate 1-carboxyvinyltransferase yields the protein MDILLNVLEDKKIKEEITISGSKSESNRLLILQNLFPEISIENLSDSDDSIHMQHALSTDKEIVDIGHAGTAMRFLTSYFAVKEGRDTVLTGSERMQNRPIEILVNALKDLGADVSYEDKVGYPPIRIKGRKLITDKVQINGNVSSQYISSLLLIASKLENGLTIELVGEITSIPYINMTLSLLHQLNIEANFEGNIIKVLPKKEIAKQTVVVESDWSSASYFYSIVASAEIGSSIKLSAYKKESLQGDSCLAEIYKHFGVSTTFGENFINLKKEKASNKEVLEIDLRNAPDIAQTIAVTCFSEGISCNLTGLHTLKIKETDRLEALKEELTNLGASISVTNESLHLEKSSEIKEHISIKTYNDHRMAMAFAPLALRVPIKILNAEVVTKSFQKFWDDMQQIGIKIDKL from the coding sequence ATGGACATATTGTTAAATGTTTTAGAGGATAAAAAAATAAAAGAAGAAATAACAATTTCTGGTTCTAAAAGTGAATCTAACAGATTACTGATTTTACAAAACTTATTTCCTGAAATTTCTATTGAAAATTTATCAGATTCAGACGATTCTATTCATATGCAACACGCTTTATCAACAGATAAAGAAATAGTAGATATTGGGCATGCAGGAACAGCAATGCGCTTTTTAACATCTTATTTTGCTGTAAAAGAAGGTAGAGATACTGTACTTACAGGTTCCGAAAGAATGCAAAACAGACCTATTGAAATCTTGGTAAATGCACTTAAAGATTTAGGAGCAGATGTTTCTTACGAAGATAAAGTTGGATATCCACCAATAAGAATAAAAGGAAGAAAATTAATTACGGATAAAGTCCAAATTAATGGAAACGTAAGTAGCCAATATATTTCTTCTTTATTATTGATTGCTTCAAAATTAGAAAACGGATTAACTATAGAATTGGTAGGAGAAATTACATCAATTCCATACATAAATATGACGTTGAGTTTATTACATCAATTAAATATTGAAGCAAATTTCGAAGGAAATATTATAAAGGTACTTCCAAAGAAAGAAATTGCAAAACAAACAGTTGTGGTAGAAAGCGATTGGTCTTCTGCAAGTTATTTTTATTCGATAGTTGCATCTGCAGAAATTGGTTCTTCTATAAAATTATCAGCATATAAAAAAGAAAGTTTACAAGGCGATTCTTGCTTGGCAGAAATCTATAAACATTTTGGAGTTTCAACAACTTTCGGTGAGAATTTTATCAACCTTAAAAAAGAAAAAGCATCTAATAAAGAAGTATTAGAAATCGATTTAAGAAACGCACCAGATATTGCACAAACAATTGCAGTAACTTGTTTTTCTGAAGGAATTTCTTGTAATTTAACTGGTTTACATACTTTAAAAATTAAAGAAACAGACAGATTAGAAGCTTTAAAAGAAGAATTAACCAATTTAGGCGCTTCAATATCAGTAACTAATGAGAGTTTGCATTTAGAAAAATCATCAGAAATTAAAGAGCATATTTCTATAAAAACTTACAACGATCATAGAATGGCAATGGCTTTTGCACCTTTGGCATTAAGAGTTCCTATTAAAATTTTAAATGCAGAAGTAGTTACAAAATCGTTTCAGAAATTTTGGGATGATATGCAACAAATTGGAATTAAAATAGATAAACTGTAA
- a CDS encoding VPS10 domain-containing protein: MKKYIFLAICMIFFSNAKVNAQKNANKVSNQYFSAVEWRNIGPFRGGRSAAVTGVSGKANLFYMGATGGGVWKTTDAGNTWQNISDGFFGGSVGSVAVSKSDNNVIYVGMGEKTVRGNVSSGDGIWKSENAGKTWKHMGLKNSRHVPRMRIHPKNPDIVFAGVMGDLYKPTQERGVYKSIDGGENWKKVLFSDENSGVIDLIIDPNNPRILYATTWDVRRTPYSLSSGGKGSAIFKSTDEGETWTNISENKGLPKGTWGISGVTVSPVNSDIVWALIENDKGGVYKSTDAGKNWKLINSERKLRQRAWYYTRLYADTQDEDILYVLNVRYHKSTDGGKTYSTYNAPHGDHHDLWIAPEDNQRMIIGDDGGAQISFDAGENWSTYMNQPTSQFYRVTTDNHFPYRILAAQQDNSTVRISHRTAGRFITESDWESTAGGESAHIAVDPLNDDIVYGGSYGGLLTRKNHKTGETRAINVWPDDPMGHGAEDFKYRFQWNFPIFFSPNNKKRLYAASNHLHASEDEGQSWKLISPDLTRNDPKTLKSSGGPITQDNTGVEYYGTIFAATESPFEAGLIWTGSDDGLVHVSKNNGDSWDNVTPKKMPEWMMINCIEVDPFTKGGAYIVGTKYKSGDYKPYIYKTENYGKSWKLIVDGIENEAFTRALRADPKRKDLLYAGTEKGMYISFNDGKSWESFQQNLPIVPITDLAIKNDNLIAATQGRSLWIIDDLTPIHQLNSSTLKEEIVLYKPKNAYNMSGGNGRTSKTQGTNHPGGVAVNYFIKEKKEDDIISLSFYDTNDNIIKKYSTKPDKENKEEELKLEDGNNIFYWNMMYPGAEKVKGMILWWASLNGPMALPGNYKVELAVNDKKMHQNFNILRNPTSEATESDMKAQFDFINDINTKMTEIHKALKNVKKVRSQVGLLKKSIKDKEKHNALLEYADTLVKNMTKIEETLYQTKSKSGQDPLNYPIRLNNKLAHLNSLTRIGNYAPTQQAIDFKNAITKDIDAELTKLNALFVNGVRELNQKVKESDIDLIQLD; the protein is encoded by the coding sequence ATGAAAAAATATATTTTCCTGGCAATTTGCATGATTTTCTTTTCGAATGCCAAAGTTAATGCACAAAAAAATGCTAACAAAGTTTCTAACCAATATTTTAGCGCGGTAGAATGGCGAAACATTGGCCCTTTTAGAGGAGGAAGAAGTGCTGCTGTTACTGGGGTTTCTGGTAAAGCGAATCTTTTTTACATGGGTGCAACTGGTGGTGGCGTTTGGAAAACTACAGATGCTGGTAATACTTGGCAGAATATTTCCGACGGATTTTTTGGAGGTTCTGTGGGTTCTGTAGCCGTTTCTAAATCGGATAATAATGTGATTTATGTTGGAATGGGAGAAAAAACCGTTCGTGGAAATGTTTCTTCTGGAGATGGAATTTGGAAATCGGAAAATGCTGGAAAAACCTGGAAACATATGGGCTTAAAAAACTCTAGACACGTTCCGAGAATGAGAATTCATCCTAAAAATCCAGATATCGTTTTTGCAGGAGTTATGGGAGATTTATACAAACCAACCCAAGAAAGAGGAGTTTACAAATCTATTGATGGTGGAGAAAACTGGAAAAAAGTATTGTTTTCGGATGAAAATTCTGGAGTTATCGATTTAATTATCGATCCAAATAACCCAAGGATTTTATACGCAACTACTTGGGATGTTCGCAGAACTCCTTACAGTTTATCTTCTGGCGGAAAAGGTTCTGCCATATTTAAAAGTACAGACGAAGGAGAAACTTGGACCAATATTTCTGAAAACAAAGGTTTACCAAAAGGAACTTGGGGAATTTCTGGAGTTACAGTTTCTCCTGTAAATTCCGATATTGTTTGGGCATTAATTGAAAACGATAAAGGAGGTGTTTACAAATCTACAGATGCTGGAAAAAATTGGAAACTCATCAATTCCGAAAGAAAATTACGTCAGCGAGCTTGGTATTACACACGTTTGTATGCAGATACACAAGATGAAGATATTTTATATGTTTTAAATGTACGTTATCATAAATCTACTGATGGTGGAAAAACATATTCGACTTATAATGCACCTCATGGAGATCATCACGATTTGTGGATTGCTCCAGAAGACAACCAAAGAATGATTATTGGAGACGATGGAGGTGCACAAATTTCTTTTGATGCTGGCGAGAATTGGAGTACGTATATGAATCAACCAACTTCTCAATTTTACAGAGTTACTACAGATAATCATTTTCCATATAGAATTTTAGCTGCACAACAAGATAATTCAACCGTTAGAATTTCTCACAGAACTGCTGGAAGGTTTATTACAGAATCCGACTGGGAATCTACTGCTGGTGGAGAAAGTGCGCATATTGCTGTAGATCCTTTAAATGATGATATTGTTTATGGTGGAAGTTATGGTGGTTTGTTAACCCGAAAAAATCATAAAACTGGAGAAACAAGAGCTATAAATGTTTGGCCAGATGACCCAATGGGTCATGGAGCTGAAGATTTTAAATATCGTTTCCAATGGAATTTCCCTATTTTCTTTTCTCCAAATAACAAAAAACGTTTGTATGCCGCTTCTAATCATTTACACGCTTCAGAAGATGAAGGACAATCTTGGAAATTAATCAGTCCGGATTTAACGAGAAACGACCCAAAAACTTTAAAATCTTCTGGTGGACCAATTACACAAGATAATACTGGTGTAGAATATTATGGAACTATTTTCGCAGCTACAGAATCGCCTTTTGAAGCTGGTTTAATTTGGACAGGTTCAGATGATGGTTTGGTACATGTTTCTAAAAATAATGGCGATTCTTGGGACAATGTTACTCCAAAGAAAATGCCAGAATGGATGATGATTAACTGCATTGAAGTAGATCCTTTTACAAAAGGTGGTGCTTATATTGTAGGAACGAAATACAAATCTGGAGATTACAAACCTTACATCTACAAAACAGAAAACTACGGAAAATCTTGGAAATTAATTGTAGATGGAATTGAAAACGAAGCTTTTACAAGAGCTTTAAGAGCAGACCCAAAACGTAAAGATTTGTTGTATGCTGGAACAGAAAAAGGTATGTATATTTCTTTTAATGATGGAAAAAGTTGGGAATCTTTTCAGCAAAACTTACCAATTGTACCTATTACAGATTTGGCTATTAAAAACGATAATTTAATTGCTGCAACTCAAGGTCGTTCGCTTTGGATTATAGACGATTTAACACCAATTCATCAACTAAATTCATCAACTTTAAAAGAAGAAATTGTTTTATACAAGCCAAAAAATGCTTATAATATGAGTGGTGGAAATGGTAGAACTTCGAAAACTCAAGGAACAAATCATCCTGGTGGCGTTGCTGTAAATTATTTTATCAAAGAGAAAAAAGAAGACGACATTATTAGTTTATCATTTTATGATACTAACGACAATATCATCAAAAAATATTCAACAAAACCTGATAAAGAAAATAAGGAAGAAGAATTAAAATTAGAAGATGGAAATAATATTTTCTATTGGAATATGATGTATCCTGGAGCTGAAAAAGTTAAAGGAATGATTCTTTGGTGGGCTTCATTAAACGGACCAATGGCATTGCCAGGAAATTACAAAGTGGAATTGGCTGTGAATGATAAAAAGATGCATCAGAATTTTAATATTTTAAGGAATCCAACTTCGGAAGCTACAGAAAGTGATATGAAAGCACAATTTGATTTTATAAATGACATTAACACCAAAATGACTGAAATTCATAAAGCATTAAAAAATGTGAAGAAAGTTAGAAGTCAAGTTGGTTTGTTAAAGAAATCTATTAAAGACAAAGAAAAGCACAATGCATTGTTAGAATATGCTGATACTTTGGTAAAAAACATGACCAAAATTGAAGAAACGTTGTATCAAACAAAATCTAAAAGCGGACAAGATCCATTAAATTACCCAATTCGTTTGAACAATAAATTAGCACATTTAAACTCATTAACAAGAATTGGAAATTATGCTCCAACACAACAAGCCATTGATTTTAAAAATGCAATTACTAAAGACATTGATGCAGAATTGACAAAACTAAATGCCTTATTTGTAAATGGAGTGAGAGAGTTAAACCAAAAAGTAAAAGAAAGTGATATTGATTTGATTCAATTAGATTAG